One genomic window of Dioscorea cayenensis subsp. rotundata cultivar TDr96_F1 unplaced genomic scaffold, TDr96_F1_v2_PseudoChromosome.rev07_lg8_w22 25.fasta BLBR01000399.1, whole genome shotgun sequence includes the following:
- the LOC120254262 gene encoding uncharacterized protein LOC120254262, translating to MNVKGKSKDNAKARKDVGILCDHKEIGIPSNSTSQTIPKALYTLTKEQRKVICEWLQNLRFLDGYASSLGKCVDMNALKITCMKSHDCHVFMQRIIPIAFREMLPSFIWNPLTELSILFQTICSAMLDIDKLMELEKKVAVILCNLEKIFPPSFFDSMEHLIVHLPYEARIGGPVQYRWMYPFERFLYDLKKTLKSKAHVEGSICKAYIA from the exons ATGAATGTGAAAGGGAAGAGTAAAGATAATGCTAAGGCCAGGAAAGATGTTGGaattctttgcgaccataaggAGATAGGAATTCCTTCAAATAGTACAAGTCAGACTATTCCAAAAGCATTATACACCTTAACCAAAGAGCAGAGGAAGGTTATTTGTGAATGGCTTCAGAACTTGAGGTTTCTAGATGGTTATGCTTCTAGTCTTGGAAAATGTGTTGATATGAATGCATTGAAGATAACCTGCATGAAGAGTCACGACTGCCACGTATTTATGCAAAGAATTATCCCGATTGCTTTTAGAGAAATGTTACCGTCGTTCATATGGAATCCATTAACAGAATTGAGTATATTATTTCAGACAATATGCTCTGCTATGCTTGACATTGATAAACTGATGGAGTTAGAGAAAAAGGTTGCGGTGATTTTATGCAACTTGGAGAAAATATTCCCTCCATCTTTCTTTGATTCTATGGAGCATCTCATTGTCCATTTGCCTTATGAGGCTAGAATTGGAGGTCCTgttcaatatagatggatgtatccctTTGAGAG GTTtctttatgatttgaaaaaaacattgaaGAGTAAGGCACATGTTGAGGGTTCAATTTGTAAAGCTTATATTGCATAA